CCATGGCCTGTTGTCTCTTGCCGGATGCGGATGTGCTGGGATTGATGTTCGGGATTCCGTATGAGCATATGTTGGGGCATCGTGGCCTGACACATTCCATTGCGTTTGCGATGCTGCTGGGATTGGTGGTGCCCAGGTTGGCTGCCCCCACCATCCGGTATGGAACCAGGCGGTATTGGCTGTTTGCCGTGTATTTCTTTCTCGTCACCCTGTCCCATGGGTTCCTGGATGCCCTGACCGATGGTGGTTTTGGCATTGCCTTTTTTGCACCATTCGACTCGACCAGATATTTCTTTCCCTGGAGACCTATATCCGTCTCGCCAATTGGAATCTCGGCCTTTGTTTCCCATGAGGGAATGCGAGTGCTCCTCAGTGAATTGGTGTGGATTGGCATACCCGTTGTTCTCTGGTTGATTGTGTTAAAAGTCACCGGGAGAATGGCAAGGTAGAATGCGCAGGGATAGCCTTAGGAGCGGAAGGAAATAAGGAAAAGGGAGGAGAGCAGTCTATAGAGTTATTCCCATAAGCTTCCGCATTGTTAGATCAAAAAAAACGAAATTTCCGGGTTTCGGCCCGGCAGCCGAAGTCCTTTTCTTTCGGGAAAAGGACTCAAAACCAGTGACGCCCGGCCCGGTCACATCAGATTGATCGGACGCAAGGCATAGGAGGGCGGACCAACTCGCAGGGCTCAAACAAGGCCCGCCAGAGATGAGAGCGTCCGACCATAGGGCCGGGCAGCAGGCGTCGGATCATGGGAGAAATAGAAACGACAAAAAAAATCATATGACAATGCCACCTCTACTGGCTTAACCCCAAGACAGGAATGCTTGGAAATTATTTGCATTCACGATAGGCCTCTGGTTTTAAAAACAGCGTTTTCCCACTTTCCCGATTCCAAGGCAGGATGAGCTTTATGTGTCGATTCCGATAATTTGTTTTTATCGGCTTTGTCACATAAAATTTGAATATACGCCAATTCCGATATTGTAAGTTTATCGGTTTTGTCGCATAATCATGGTTAAGGAAGTGATGATGACCGACCTCGCACGCAATCCAAAACAGATCGGCAACCTGATTCGCCGGACCCGCAAGAATCTCGGACTAAGCCAGAGTCAACTTGGCGAGAAGACCGGCCTGCGGCAGGAGACGATTTCCCTGATCGAGACGGGCAATCCGGCTGCGAAGCTGGAGACGATTCTTGCGGTCCTGGCCGCCCTCGATCTGGAGTTCCGGATCGTGCCACGGTCGAAAGGAGGCTCCGCCGAGATCGAGGATATTTTCTGATGCCCCGTCCGCGCCGACCGCCGCTTCATGTGCTTCTGAATAACCGTCTTGTCGGTCAACTTCATAAGGCTGTGAGCGGTGCCATCGGTTTTCAGTATGATCACAGCTGGTTGGAATGGGAACATGCGCTCCCGATCTCTCTGTCCCTCCCTTTGCGGGAGGACGCATTTAGAGGAGAGCCCGTGGTTGCCGTGTTTGAAAACCTGTTGCCCGACTCGGACATGCTTCGCCGACGTGTGGCGGAAAAAGTGGGAGCTGCCGGGACGGATGCCTATAGCCTGCTTGCGGCCATTGGCCGCGACTGTGTCGGGGCTTTGCAGTTTGTGAGCGCCGATGATGTTGGCCACGAAAGTGGCGATGCCGCCGTCATGAGGGGTAATGCACTGAATGATGCCGCCATTGAAACACTGCTCAACGGACTGGCTCAGGCTCCATTAGGTTTAACCCATGATGATGCATTCCGGATATCGATTGCCGGGGCACAGGAAAAGACGGCGCTGCTCCGTCATAAAGGTCAATGGCACAAACCGCAGGGGACGACACCGACCACTCATATCTTTAAAAAGCCGATTGGCCGGTTACCGAACGGCCTCGATCTTTCGAACAGCGTCGAAAATGAATTTTACTGCCTTCAACTGGCTGCCGCCTTCGGGTTGCCGGTCGCACGGGCCGACATGTCCATGTTCGGGAGCACGCGCGCCCTGGTCATTGAGCGGTTCGACCGGCTCTGGACGAAAGACAACCGTCTGCTGCGACTGCCGCAGGAGGATTGTTGCCAGGCCCTGTCGGTACCGCCCACCCGGAAATATCAAAGTCACGGGGGGCCGGGAATGGTGCAGATTCTCAATCTGCTGAAGGGGAGTGATACCCCGGCCGGTGATCAGAAAATTGTGCTGAAGGCCCAAATCCTGTTCTGGATGATTGGCGCGACGGACGGGCATGCCAAGAATTTCAGTATCTTTCTCAGTCCCGGTGGCAGTTTTCACCTGACCCCGCTATATGACGTGCTGACCGCTCAGCCGAGTCTTGATGCGCACCAGATCGAACGCAAGCAGATGAAGCTGGCCATGTCGGTCGGTACGAGCTGTCATTATCGAATTGACGAAATACTCTGGCGGCATTTTATTCAAACCGGAGAAGCGGCAGGGCTCCCGAAAAACCTTGTACGCGAGGCGATCGAGGAAATGGCTGATACGGCTCCAAAGGCGATTGAAACAATTGAAAGCGAATTGCCGGTGGAATTTCCCGCGGCCATTCACACATCAGTCAAAAATGCGATCACCGATCGTCTGAGCAAGCTGCCGGTGGGTAAGGCAAAGGGATAAGCATGCGTGAAGAACGATGGATGCTCCCGGGCATTCCCAGATGTACAGACCTTTTGTCGGGAAATTGAAAATACGTCCATGTCATGTTCATCCGTCGACTTGACCAAAGACCGGATTTTTATTTGGCATATCGGGTACAGTTCCCAATTCTCACGTTGAAGATTTTCACCAATAGCTTGCATGTCTGATGGCCTCATCCAATAAAAAAGTTATCTATGCGGCGTTGATCGGCAATAGCCTTATTGCGATCACCAAATTTGCGGCCTCGGCGATGACGGGCAGTTCGGTGATGTTGGCCGAGGGCATCCATTCCCTGGTGGATACGGGCAATCAGGGTCTTTTGCTCTATGGTCTCCATCGTGCGAAACGTCCGGCTGATGAGCGCTACCCGTTCGGGTATGGGAAGGAAATCTATTTTTGGAGTTTTGCGGTAGCCATTATGGTCTTTGCGCTAGGCGCGGGGATCTCTTTGTATGAGGGTGTGTTGCACATTCTGTATCCCGAACCGATTATCAACCCCATGGTCAACTATATCGTGTTGAGTCTCTCCCTCCTGTTTGAGGGTGCCGCCTGGTACATGGCATTCCGTGAATTTTCCCGTGCCAAGGGAAAGTGGTCGTATTTGGAAGCGGTTCAACGGGGAAAAGATCCGACGATCTTTATGGTCCTCTTTGAGGATTCGGCGGCGGTGCTGGGTCTGGCTGTGGCCTTTGTCGGTATCTGGTTGGGACAGGTCACCGGTATTGTCTATATTGACGGCATCGCGACCTGTATCATCGGGTTGATTTTGGCCGGGATCGCCATGTGGCTTGCGTATGAAACGAAAGGATTGTTGATTGGCGAAAGCGCCAATAAGGAAGTGGTTCAGAGTATTCGTGACATGGCGAAACAACTCCCAGGCGTTGAGCATGTGAATGAAGTCTTGACCATGCACATGGGGCCGAATTTTATTTTGGTGAATCTGAGTGTGGACTTTCGAGACGGGGTCACGTCCGAAGAGGTGGAGCGCGGCGTGGCCACATTGGATAAGGATATTAAAGTGAAGCACCCTCTTGTGAAACGGGTGTTTGTCGAGGCCGAGGCCCGGCGGATTCTGAAAGTTTTGGAGTAATCCATGACGCCTTGTTGTGCGTGAGGTTGCGCAAGTATGGGGCATGTGCTCCGTGGATGCCGATTTGCCCCTTCACTCCCACCGCTTAATCTTTATCTGTATTCTCGATTTCCAACACCACAGGGCAATGATCCGAGAGATGACGGTAGGCAAGCGGATAGTTTCCTCGAATTCGTTCACAGCCTGCCACGGCGCAATAGCCGGTGACCTGGACTGTGGTGACGGTGACTTCTTGCATCTCTTGTGGAACCAGCACATGATCCAGCCAGCCTCCGCGTCCGCGAAAATAGTGGGAACATTGCGGATGTAAAGTCAGGTCAGTAAAACCGGGTTTTTCCTTGGCAACTTTCCGGCGCAAGTTTTTCAGTTCGGAGTCCCTTGATTGCCAATCTCCTGCACCCATCGTATTGAAGTCCCCGAGTATGACCACATCCCGATCGCGAGCGAGGAGGGGACCTATCGCTTCATCAATCCCGTTCAACGCGTTATGCCGATCTTCCACGGCAAATACGGTGGGACCTGATTTTAAGTGGAGCCCGATCAGATGAAAATCGACTCCCTCGGGTTCTCTGGCTTTCACCCATGCATATTGCCCTGGGCGTAATCCGAAGGTGCAGGCTTGGGTGGCCGATCGAGCTTTCGCATTGAATTGCCATAAGCTTTCAAATTGCGACAAGGATACGCGGGTGTCGTTCCACAAGAGACCGACATGATGGTCCTCGGGCCGGCCGCACGGTTGGCGATACCACCGCCATGTGTCCCCGGTCTGTTGATTCAGCGAAGTGATGATCGTGTTCCAGGCCTTGTTAGCTTCCGGGGTGGCTAAGCTTTCCTGGACTGCGAGAATATCGATTTGCATCCAACGGATCGCACAGATCAGCCATTCGAGATCAGTCGGCTCGGCATGATCCTCACTTTGATCAGTGGGCTGGCCGATGGGAAACCATCGTATATTCCATGTGGCAAGCCGGATCTTGGAAGAAGATTCCGCAGCCATACGATTGCCTTGCTTGACGACCGCCTCGCACTGATCCCGGCTGGCCCAGACGGCATGCTCGCCGCCCTCCGCAGTCCGGGGAATTTTGGGATTGGCTGGTGGTCTCGACTGTGGTGAACCGGCTTTGAGATATTTTTTATGGATCCAGGCCTTGTCATCGTTAGGGAACCGCAGGTAGAGCCATTGGCCGTTCTGTGCGGTCTGTTCAATGGTGGCCGAAGTCCCCGACGGAACATGCTTCAAATAGCTCGGTGACGGGTTGCGATGGAGAGGGACTCCAATAGGCTTCATGGCTTCAAGCATCACCGATTGTCCTACCTGAAAATCCTGGGCGAAGGTGATGGACCAGCCACACAGGGTGAACCACGTGAAAAGAAAGACTGTAATGAAAAGTTTACGCATGCCTTCTACTTAACAAAACTTGAGGGAGAATACCAAGCGAGACCTGGAGTCTCCGTCATAGTCCTTGAGCTGATATCCCTTCTTCTTTCCTCTGTGCGAGATCCCATCGCAGTTACCGGGAATTGATCGGTTGTATTTCCTGTGTTGTCCGGGAATTCCAGAGCCAATCCACCGGGCTGGCACCACAGCATGTCGATACGAGGTCATGGTTTCATGCAAGAAGGCGCCAGGGCAGGAGAAGGTCGGATGTCCGCTTCGAGTATGCCATAATGCATGAAATATTGAGACCGTATTCCCATCACGTTTATTTGAGGAGTCAGCCTGATGAGTCATTCTTCCATTAATCTCGACGTCGCCAACCGCATACCATTGCAATCCATCGCCGAAGTCGCCTGGGAAAAACTTCAACTGGATGCGAGTCAAATCGAATTGTTCGGGCGGTATAAGGCTAAAATTCCTTTAGCGTCACTCCCACCATTTCCGAGCAAGCCGGAGAGCAAGCTCATTCTGGTCACCGCCATGAGTCCAACGACGGCGGGAGAAGGCAAAACCACCACGCTCATCGGTCTGGTGGATGGATTGAATAAGATCGGCGAACGGGCGG
The sequence above is a segment of the Nitrospira sp. MA-1 genome. Coding sequences within it:
- a CDS encoding cation diffusion facilitator family transporter gives rise to the protein MASSNKKVIYAALIGNSLIAITKFAASAMTGSSVMLAEGIHSLVDTGNQGLLLYGLHRAKRPADERYPFGYGKEIYFWSFAVAIMVFALGAGISLYEGVLHILYPEPIINPMVNYIVLSLSLLFEGAAWYMAFREFSRAKGKWSYLEAVQRGKDPTIFMVLFEDSAAVLGLAVAFVGIWLGQVTGIVYIDGIATCIIGLILAGIAMWLAYETKGLLIGESANKEVVQSIRDMAKQLPGVEHVNEVLTMHMGPNFILVNLSVDFRDGVTSEEVERGVATLDKDIKVKHPLVKRVFVEAEARRILKVLE
- a CDS encoding helix-turn-helix domain-containing protein, coding for MTDLARNPKQIGNLIRRTRKNLGLSQSQLGEKTGLRQETISLIETGNPAAKLETILAVLAALDLEFRIVPRSKGGSAEIEDIF
- a CDS encoding metal-dependent hydrolase; this encodes MASAFAHVAVAFAMGKSLSSQFHTSRFWWFTMACCLLPDADVLGLMFGIPYEHMLGHRGLTHSIAFAMLLGLVVPRLAAPTIRYGTRRYWLFAVYFFLVTLSHGFLDALTDGGFGIAFFAPFDSTRYFFPWRPISVSPIGISAFVSHEGMRVLLSELVWIGIPVVLWLIVLKVTGRMAR
- a CDS encoding type II toxin-antitoxin system HipA family toxin; amino-acid sequence: MPRPRRPPLHVLLNNRLVGQLHKAVSGAIGFQYDHSWLEWEHALPISLSLPLREDAFRGEPVVAVFENLLPDSDMLRRRVAEKVGAAGTDAYSLLAAIGRDCVGALQFVSADDVGHESGDAAVMRGNALNDAAIETLLNGLAQAPLGLTHDDAFRISIAGAQEKTALLRHKGQWHKPQGTTPTTHIFKKPIGRLPNGLDLSNSVENEFYCLQLAAAFGLPVARADMSMFGSTRALVIERFDRLWTKDNRLLRLPQEDCCQALSVPPTRKYQSHGGPGMVQILNLLKGSDTPAGDQKIVLKAQILFWMIGATDGHAKNFSIFLSPGGSFHLTPLYDVLTAQPSLDAHQIERKQMKLAMSVGTSCHYRIDEILWRHFIQTGEAAGLPKNLVREAIEEMADTAPKAIETIESELPVEFPAAIHTSVKNAITDRLSKLPVGKAKG
- a CDS encoding endonuclease/exonuclease/phosphatase family protein, producing the protein MRKLFITVFLFTWFTLCGWSITFAQDFQVGQSVMLEAMKPIGVPLHRNPSPSYLKHVPSGTSATIEQTAQNGQWLYLRFPNDDKAWIHKKYLKAGSPQSRPPANPKIPRTAEGGEHAVWASRDQCEAVVKQGNRMAAESSSKIRLATWNIRWFPIGQPTDQSEDHAEPTDLEWLICAIRWMQIDILAVQESLATPEANKAWNTIITSLNQQTGDTWRWYRQPCGRPEDHHVGLLWNDTRVSLSQFESLWQFNAKARSATQACTFGLRPGQYAWVKAREPEGVDFHLIGLHLKSGPTVFAVEDRHNALNGIDEAIGPLLARDRDVVILGDFNTMGAGDWQSRDSELKNLRRKVAKEKPGFTDLTLHPQCSHYFRGRGGWLDHVLVPQEMQEVTVTTVQVTGYCAVAGCERIRGNYPLAYRHLSDHCPVVLEIENTDKD